In Bacteroidota bacterium, a genomic segment contains:
- a CDS encoding T9SS type A sorting domain-containing protein: MNSTAEGIGAESGIVLFPNPVNDFLTVTAPANLKARHFVIADVAGRELRRFSLDGVRTAVSMEGLTTGIYLFRVLDFKGNLVDSGTLVKE; this comes from the coding sequence GTGAATTCTACCGCCGAGGGGATTGGGGCTGAATCTGGTATTGTGCTGTTTCCCAACCCAGTCAACGATTTTTTGACGGTCACTGCGCCTGCGAATCTGAAAGCCAGGCATTTTGTGATTGCTGATGTAGCCGGGCGGGAACTTCGGAGGTTCTCATTGGACGGGGTACGGACCGCTGTTTCGATGGAAGGTTTGACCACTGGGATTTATTTGTTTCGTGTTTTGGATTTCAAGGGGAATTTGGTGGATTCGGGGACGTTGGTAAAGGAATGA
- a CDS encoding T9SS type A sorting domain-containing protein, translated as MGEVIAVEPFTGLIWNFDADPLLPSGLPYWDVDHGPVIADFDHNGTMDVFMVAGYGTYFPDSQNVGVAFCIEGGQNATGCPEWRMFRQDVERSGYLSDQDIAASCAQVSVEAPVAPGATAYPNPATNSIRFEWPSHTTEPAKLTIFDLQGRIVAAEAAYNIGERVGLEMAPGMYFWRLLQGGESTSGKIEVVR; from the coding sequence ATGGGCGAAGTCATTGCGGTCGAACCCTTTACGGGATTGATTTGGAACTTTGATGCTGACCCTTTGTTGCCGTCGGGTTTGCCTTATTGGGATGTGGACCACGGCCCTGTCATTGCCGATTTTGACCATAATGGCACGATGGATGTATTTATGGTCGCAGGCTACGGCACCTATTTCCCGGATTCGCAGAATGTCGGCGTCGCCTTCTGCATCGAAGGCGGCCAAAATGCCACCGGCTGCCCCGAATGGCGGATGTTCCGGCAAGACGTCGAACGCAGCGGCTACCTTTCCGACCAAGACATTGCGGCAAGCTGCGCCCAAGTGAGCGTGGAAGCACCGGTTGCACCGGGAGCCACCGCTTATCCCAATCCTGCGACGAATTCCATTCGCTTTGAATGGCCATCTCACACGACGGAGCCCGCAAAACTGACGATTTTTGACCTCCAAGGTAGGATCGTCGCCGCGGAGGCAGCCTACAATATCGGCGAAAGGGTCGGATTGGAGATGGCTCCCGGGATGTATTTCTGGCGCTTGCTGCAGGGTGGGGAAAGCACATCCGGGAAGATCGAGGTTGTGCGGTAG
- a CDS encoding HYR domain-containing protein has translation MLALAGFSAGALQAQVPTVTAFSPSSGSCGTTVVITGTDFSGVTGVKFGGANAALFTVNSSTEITATVAGSASGSVTVENGNGTGSMAGFTHLDVTPPTLTCPTALTINNSPGLCTGATTLLPPAATDNCDGIGNGLDFDGGNDYVAFNGFNITTNTLTIECWIKPNGPQSIGDGLVYRRGTGVATGLSIGYVDPTRIGYNWNDNSNTHNWTGGPVYNLNVWNHVALVIEPGQATIYLNGVGYVNAVPHPAINLSGLFRLGQDDLQSRLFNGVIDEVRVWNYSRTQAQIQANMQQELNAQPGLLRVYHLNEGVPAATNTGITSAADASGNNASGTLNNFALSGAASNWVVGTATIPNAVFTNNAPGTYQMGNTSVVWTATDPMGNSSTCTQTVTVVDNEAPVITCPGNQILNAGTNCTATATYSATATDLCSTHAVTYSPVSGSDFALGTTTVTATATDSFGNSAACSFTVTVNDVTPPTLTCPTALTINTSPGLCTGATTLVAPLAPDNCGGLGNGLKFDGGDDYVGFNGFNITSNTLTIECWIKPNGPQSATDGIVFRRSGAVATGLAIGDSDPTRIGYTWNNQTNSFSWTGGPVYNVNVWNHVALVIEPSQATIYLNGVGYVNPISHPAINLSGIFRLGQDDFASRLFNGAIDEVRVWDYSRTQAQIQANMQLELNAEPGLLRVYHLNEGAPTASNTGITTAADASGNNTSGTLNNFALSGAASNWVAGTVLTPNAAVTGNAPGIFPIGNTSVVWTATDAMGNSSTCAQTVTVVDNEAPVVTCPGNIVVAAGPGCVSTATVTYSASMTDNCAGGSVTFSPASGSTFSAGVTTVTATATDASSNSATCAFTVTVTVPALLTVAPSNSGNVCVNANTASVLANASGGTPGYTYLWSPSNLTTSSLTGVGAGTHSVTVTDARGCTATGSTTVGTHPVTPSTFNVSQ, from the coding sequence TTGCTAGCCCTGGCAGGCTTCTCCGCTGGCGCCCTGCAGGCCCAGGTGCCGACGGTCACGGCTTTCAGCCCAAGCAGCGGTTCCTGCGGTACCACGGTGGTGATCACGGGTACGGACTTTTCGGGGGTGACCGGTGTAAAATTCGGCGGGGCGAATGCGGCATTGTTCACGGTGAATTCCAGCACAGAGATCACCGCAACAGTCGCGGGGAGTGCATCGGGGAGCGTGACGGTGGAAAACGGGAATGGCACAGGTAGCATGGCGGGTTTCACCCATTTGGATGTTACACCACCGACATTGACCTGCCCCACAGCCTTGACGATCAACAATTCACCGGGCCTCTGCACCGGCGCGACAACCCTCCTACCCCCCGCTGCGACGGACAACTGCGACGGAATCGGCAACGGCCTGGATTTCGATGGTGGCAATGACTATGTCGCATTCAATGGCTTCAACATCACCACCAACACCCTTACCATCGAATGCTGGATCAAACCCAACGGGCCGCAAAGCATTGGCGATGGCCTCGTTTACAGGCGAGGGACCGGTGTCGCCACGGGCCTCAGTATCGGCTATGTGGATCCTACCAGAATTGGTTATAACTGGAATGACAATTCCAATACTCACAACTGGACAGGTGGCCCCGTTTACAATCTAAATGTCTGGAACCATGTGGCTTTGGTGATCGAACCTGGCCAAGCGACCATCTATTTGAATGGCGTGGGCTATGTGAACGCTGTTCCACATCCGGCCATCAATCTCAGCGGGCTCTTCAGGCTGGGGCAAGACGATTTGCAGTCGCGCTTGTTCAATGGAGTGATCGACGAGGTCCGCGTTTGGAATTATTCCAGGACCCAAGCCCAGATTCAAGCGAATATGCAACAAGAGCTGAATGCGCAACCGGGCTTGCTACGTGTCTATCATCTCAATGAGGGAGTACCCGCAGCCACCAATACCGGCATCACGTCGGCGGCCGATGCTTCCGGCAACAACGCATCGGGCACCCTCAACAATTTTGCGCTGTCTGGCGCGGCATCCAACTGGGTCGTTGGCACGGCGACCATACCCAATGCGGTCTTCACCAACAATGCCCCCGGTACCTATCAGATGGGGAACACGAGTGTCGTATGGACTGCTACCGATCCGATGGGAAATTCCAGCACCTGTACGCAGACCGTCACGGTCGTGGACAATGAGGCCCCGGTCATCACTTGCCCCGGCAATCAAATCTTGAATGCGGGGACAAACTGCACGGCAACCGCCACTTATTCTGCCACCGCCACAGACCTTTGCAGTACGCACGCGGTGACCTATAGCCCGGTCTCGGGTTCGGACTTTGCATTGGGGACGACCACCGTCACCGCCACGGCGACCGATAGTTTTGGCAACAGCGCAGCATGTTCCTTCACCGTCACGGTGAATGACGTCACACCACCCACGTTGACCTGCCCCACAGCATTGACCATCAACACTTCACCTGGCCTCTGCACCGGCGCGACAACGCTCGTAGCACCCCTTGCGCCTGACAATTGCGGTGGGCTTGGCAATGGCCTTAAGTTCGATGGAGGGGATGATTATGTGGGATTCAATGGCTTCAACATCACCTCCAACACCCTTACCATCGAGTGCTGGATCAAACCCAACGGGCCGCAAAGCGCCACCGACGGCATCGTTTTCAGGAGAAGTGGCGCTGTGGCCACGGGTCTTGCAATCGGCGACTCGGACCCGACGAGAATCGGGTATACCTGGAATAATCAAACCAATTCCTTCTCCTGGACAGGCGGTCCTGTTTACAACGTGAATGTCTGGAACCATGTGGCCTTGGTGATCGAACCGTCGCAGGCTACGATTTATTTGAATGGCGTCGGCTATGTGAATCCCATCTCCCATCCTGCGATCAATCTCAGCGGCATTTTCAGGCTGGGGCAGGACGATTTTGCGTCACGCCTGTTCAATGGCGCGATTGACGAGGTCCGTGTCTGGGACTATTCCAGAACGCAAGCCCAGATTCAAGCGAATATGCAACTGGAGCTGAATGCAGAACCGGGCTTGCTGCGTGTCTATCATCTCAATGAGGGAGCGCCCACAGCCAGCAATACCGGCATCACGACGGCGGCCGATGCTTCCGGCAACAACACATCCGGCACCCTCAACAATTTTGCGCTGTCTGGCGCGGCATCCAACTGGGTCGCTGGCACGGTGCTCACCCCCAACGCGGCTGTAACCGGCAACGCCCCTGGCATCTTCCCCATTGGCAACACGAGCGTCGTATGGACTGCAACGGATGCGATGGGAAATTCCAGCACCTGTGCGCAGACCGTAACGGTGGTGGACAATGAGGCGCCGGTCGTCACTTGCCCCGGCAACATCGTCGTGGCAGCAGGACCAGGCTGTGTCAGCACGGCCACCGTGACCTATTCCGCATCGATGACCGACAATTGCGCAGGTGGCAGTGTGACCTTTTCGCCTGCTTCGGGCTCGACATTCAGCGCAGGCGTCACCACCGTGACAGCGACTGCCACCGATGCGAGCTCCAATTCCGCCACGTGTGCATTCACCGTGACGGTAACGGTGCCTGCGCTGCTCACCGTTGCTCCCTCCAACTCAGGTAATGTCTGCGTCAACGCAAACACCGCCTCGGTGCTTGCCAATGCCAGCGGCGGCACGCCGGGCTATACCTACCTCTGGTCGCCGAGCAACCTCACGACCTCCAGCCTCACAGGTGTGGGCGCAGGCACCCATAGCGTGACCGTCACCGATGCACGCGGCTGCACGGCCACGGGCAGCACAACGGTAGGCACGCATCCTGTAACTCCTTCAACGTTCAACGTCAGTCAATAA
- a CDS encoding T9SS type A sorting domain-containing protein — protein MIQKLHLKTFCLLLLFAGILPTGLFSQGPCATPSNVTATPGMICPGDVAQLNATSTGNNIDWYTVAVGGSPLGTSASGANFAVSPSGTAMYYAEAVSGASGTNTFNFTGGVQTFTVPVGVTSIDIQAFGAQGTAGTLNGAQPGGTGGLGGSATGTLAVTPGQVLNIYVGGQNGYNGGGIPGTPGLGVGGSPSFPSGAGGGASDVRLVGTALTDRVIVAPGGGGGAGAPQGSCLQGPGGSGGNGGGTSGVSGTQGAGCGNGGAGGIGATASNGGNGGAGNSNCSTSGVTGVTGALGVGGNGGNGVIGCGGYTGSGGGGGGGGYYGGGGGGGGAGGGGGAWAGGGGGGGSAYIGGVTGGAIAAGVRTGNGQVILTYNAATCTNSVRVPVTVVVDSVAPTAVCQSLTLTLDSTGNASTTAAAVDNGSTDNCAVNGLTLSQTTFTCSNAGANTVFLTVTDVMGNFSTCAASVTVLGQAITATATTDTTACGFNVSCANGTDGIATANGFGGCPGYTYLWSNGATSSIASGLGAGTYTVTVTDFAGTTSVASVTLTAAPAIVTTATSTLSCPNGTEGSIDLSVSGGSTCLGGFTYLWDNGATTEDLSNVGPGNYVVTVTDGSGCTSTHTVTVSAFVLNPTISQSGNTLTSVQTWTTYQWLLNGSNISGANANSYTATTTGSYSLSVTDTNGCTAVTDTVNITIVGIANQLGEWADLALYPNPTDGEVWLRTASPIGYGVTVTVHDMFGRQILAQQVSELDHAMKLDLRAVAAGTYVVEVTSEVGQRKVFRLIVD, from the coding sequence ATGATTCAAAAGCTACATCTCAAAACGTTTTGCTTGCTGCTCCTGTTCGCGGGAATTCTGCCAACAGGCTTGTTTTCCCAAGGCCCTTGCGCCACACCGAGCAATGTCACGGCTACGCCGGGCATGATTTGTCCCGGTGACGTTGCCCAATTGAATGCTACCTCCACGGGCAATAACATCGATTGGTACACCGTTGCCGTAGGCGGCTCTCCCCTCGGCACAAGCGCGAGCGGCGCCAATTTTGCCGTTTCACCTTCAGGAACGGCAATGTATTATGCCGAAGCGGTTTCCGGAGCAAGTGGGACCAATACCTTCAACTTCACCGGTGGCGTGCAGACGTTTACGGTTCCTGTTGGCGTGACCTCGATCGACATTCAAGCCTTTGGCGCGCAAGGTACTGCGGGCACCCTCAATGGCGCACAACCCGGCGGCACCGGCGGACTCGGCGGCAGCGCTACCGGCACATTGGCGGTCACCCCGGGCCAAGTTTTGAACATCTATGTCGGCGGACAAAATGGCTACAATGGAGGTGGTATTCCCGGCACACCGGGTCTTGGCGTTGGCGGAAGTCCCTCCTTCCCGAGCGGCGCTGGCGGCGGTGCTTCTGATGTGCGTTTGGTCGGAACTGCCTTGACCGATCGCGTCATTGTGGCGCCCGGTGGTGGAGGTGGCGCAGGTGCTCCTCAAGGTTCATGCTTGCAAGGTCCGGGCGGATCCGGCGGCAACGGTGGCGGCACGTCCGGCGTCAGCGGTACCCAAGGTGCCGGCTGCGGCAATGGCGGTGCTGGTGGGATTGGTGCAACGGCAAGCAATGGCGGCAATGGTGGAGCTGGCAATTCGAATTGCAGCACTTCTGGCGTGACCGGTGTTACAGGCGCCTTGGGCGTGGGTGGAAACGGCGGCAACGGCGTAATCGGATGCGGCGGCTATACCGGTTCGGGCGGCGGCGGCGGTGGCGGCGGCTACTATGGTGGTGGCGGCGGCGGCGGTGGTGCAGGTGGTGGCGGCGGTGCTTGGGCTGGCGGCGGCGGTGGCGGCGGATCGGCCTACATCGGTGGCGTGACCGGCGGCGCAATTGCTGCGGGCGTACGCACAGGCAATGGGCAAGTGATCCTGACCTACAATGCCGCAACCTGTACGAATTCAGTAAGGGTTCCCGTTACAGTTGTCGTGGACAGCGTTGCGCCGACTGCTGTTTGTCAGTCGCTTACCTTGACATTGGATTCGACGGGAAATGCAAGCACCACCGCAGCCGCAGTGGACAATGGCAGCACCGACAATTGCGCTGTCAATGGCCTCACCTTGAGTCAGACAACGTTTACCTGCAGCAATGCGGGCGCCAACACGGTCTTCTTGACCGTCACGGATGTCATGGGAAATTTTTCGACTTGCGCAGCGTCGGTGACGGTGCTCGGTCAGGCAATTACGGCGACAGCAACAACAGATACCACGGCCTGCGGATTCAATGTGAGCTGCGCCAACGGAACGGATGGGATTGCAACAGCGAATGGATTCGGCGGATGCCCTGGCTACACCTATCTATGGAGCAATGGTGCGACTTCCTCCATCGCAAGCGGCTTGGGGGCGGGCACCTATACCGTAACGGTAACGGACTTTGCCGGAACGACTTCCGTGGCGAGCGTCACTTTGACGGCTGCACCTGCGATCGTGACGACGGCGACTTCGACCTTGAGTTGCCCGAATGGCACCGAAGGCAGCATCGACCTGAGCGTTTCGGGTGGCAGCACCTGCCTCGGCGGATTTACCTATCTCTGGGACAATGGCGCCACGACCGAAGACCTCAGCAATGTCGGTCCGGGCAACTACGTGGTCACCGTGACGGATGGCAGCGGCTGCACGAGCACGCATACCGTCACTGTCAGTGCCTTTGTTTTGAATCCGACGATTTCCCAATCCGGCAATACGCTCACATCGGTTCAAACTTGGACCACCTACCAATGGCTCCTCAACGGTAGCAACATCAGCGGCGCGAATGCCAACAGCTATACCGCCACGACAACGGGAAGCTACTCCCTCTCCGTGACCGATACCAATGGCTGCACAGCGGTGACCGACACGGTCAACATCACCATCGTCGGCATCGCAAATCAGCTCGGCGAATGGGCTGATTTGGCGCTGTATCCCAATCCGACGGATGGGGAAGTTTGGTTGCGGACGGCTTCGCCGATCGGCTATGGCGTGACGGTGACGGTCCACGACATGTTTGGCCGCCAGATTTTGGCGCAGCAGGTTTCGGAGCTTGATCATGCAATGAAGCTGGATTTGCGCGCCGTGGCGGCGGGGACTTATGTGGTGGAGGTGACTTCGGAGGTTGGACAACGGAAGGTGTTTAGGCTGATTGTGGATTGA
- a CDS encoding response regulator codes for MKFAAQDAAGFLWIGTGYGLNRFDGYSFQRFSKEESGLNGNNIINIRCLKDHTLWYVSAEGGLGLMDWHTLQPLETKRPELNFPFDPTKIDILVAVNDSVIVVSNHPGENWRWSPADGWKAFGERNLGRIDGIIEVSENGSHFFHRGEGLWYLPPKVLDRSKVVLAGTMQFLRPWDGNGVLIRLVDENDGQRGGHILRADPQGVHEIESMSQQLKQAVAPYEAAEMLQWPPYLSRAHDGYYLFNEKRIDFLDDQFHIVETNILQGESSRSFTTINQVITLGKVALVVTNNGFFILSRRPRHFRNYLTGSDAVDRISVRDIDRISDSLIVGTYMGFFMMSPKSGATRHLKIGKHLDDEPWNLMGLSISNSKADDGKAKWLGEWAATLWSPHQGVKRYCLVPDGSGEVRNVIEEPGGKIWICTLLGGLFTADPLDKEAKHAFADTPEDPLNHTSVYGMEKASNGNWWICSSEGLVSYDPRTRQRQWFRFTPAGQKPSGVRVYDVHEDGEGMLWVGTQNRGLIKMNIATGEWTAYGHKDGLSNETIYKVVEDKHQRLWLSSDYGLMSISKLDGRINVYHKEDGIGEEEFNSGAFFEDPDGRYYFGTVNGIVSFHPDSIQPTAQVQPPFRLISIRQLQGDSLTAATAQAWKPGETLELPSSGNDVEISFALLDWDAPGQAAYSYLVEGQSERWKYTSENTIRIDAWPSGDFKIRIRARTPRGNWLPEEIVIPVHVALPFYRSIWFILLVVSLPFFFVYVRFRNLKRRRIALEREVESRTEVIREDKARIEQQAQELAKLDEAKSRFFANVSHELRTPLTLILGPINAASQKLKSDDPVQHDLSIVKENSKKLLSSIEEMLDISRLEKGDLVLNLGPVHLGRFLEELTLPFSEEAHRRGLTFLRKVECKPDLVIQADHKGLWRILTNLLSNAFKFTDKNGTVTLEVLETQDNISFSVKDTGKGIAEAELPLIFERFYQAEEGKKYMAGGSGIGLSLARDYAELMQGHIEVESKRGVGSEFVFTMPKVYGALNMDALPLDPSQLATTSDLENLAPPVLSRRHSLLIVEDNPQLATFLSSILAPDYEILLAGNGEEALLLLAEHREISLVLTDLMMPVMDGFSLIHRLRTDPRFFSIPVMVLTARSGREERLLVLRAGVDDYITKPFDEEELKIRILNLLHHVEARNTLEPEGNDVDEAEEPGQALSPADLIWLQAIETFVRERVTDTRLSTDLLAEQFHQSVRTFTRNLNKLTGMGPGKYVQEIRLQVGRELLDSGKAGSIKQGALMSGFDTPAYFSKLFRQRFGKEPLARGNM; via the coding sequence GTGAAATTCGCCGCACAGGATGCAGCGGGTTTTCTGTGGATCGGTACCGGCTATGGGCTCAATCGCTTCGATGGCTATTCCTTCCAACGTTTCTCGAAGGAGGAAAGTGGCTTGAACGGAAACAACATCATCAACATCCGCTGCCTGAAGGACCATACGCTTTGGTACGTTTCGGCAGAGGGCGGACTGGGGCTAATGGATTGGCATACCCTCCAACCGCTGGAAACCAAGCGCCCGGAGCTGAATTTCCCTTTTGATCCGACCAAGATCGACATCCTCGTCGCGGTGAATGATTCCGTCATCGTTGTTTCCAACCATCCCGGCGAAAATTGGAGATGGTCACCCGCCGATGGCTGGAAAGCTTTTGGGGAACGCAACCTGGGTCGGATCGATGGGATCATCGAGGTTTCCGAGAATGGCAGCCATTTTTTCCATCGCGGGGAAGGGCTGTGGTATTTGCCGCCCAAGGTATTGGATCGTTCGAAGGTGGTCTTGGCGGGAACGATGCAATTCTTGCGGCCATGGGACGGAAACGGCGTTCTGATACGCTTGGTCGATGAGAACGATGGACAAAGAGGGGGACACATCCTGCGCGCAGACCCTCAGGGCGTGCATGAAATCGAATCGATGTCACAACAGCTGAAGCAGGCAGTTGCGCCTTACGAGGCCGCGGAGATGTTACAATGGCCTCCGTACTTGAGTCGGGCGCATGACGGTTATTATTTATTCAATGAGAAGCGGATCGACTTTCTGGATGACCAGTTTCACATCGTGGAAACGAACATCTTGCAAGGGGAATCATCGCGTTCATTTACCACGATCAATCAAGTGATTACCCTCGGCAAAGTTGCATTGGTCGTCACCAACAATGGTTTTTTCATCCTCAGCCGCAGGCCGCGCCATTTCCGCAACTACCTCACCGGTTCGGATGCCGTCGACAGGATCAGCGTACGGGACATAGACCGGATCAGCGACAGCCTGATCGTAGGTACCTACATGGGCTTTTTCATGATGTCCCCAAAATCAGGGGCGACACGTCATCTGAAGATCGGGAAACATCTGGATGATGAACCTTGGAACTTGATGGGCCTGAGCATCAGCAACAGCAAGGCCGATGATGGCAAGGCCAAATGGCTCGGTGAATGGGCCGCCACGCTCTGGAGTCCCCATCAAGGCGTCAAAAGATATTGTCTCGTGCCGGATGGGTCTGGTGAAGTCAGAAACGTCATCGAGGAACCCGGGGGCAAAATCTGGATTTGTACCCTGCTCGGCGGCCTTTTTACAGCGGATCCCCTCGACAAGGAGGCAAAACATGCTTTTGCCGACACGCCCGAAGACCCGCTCAACCATACCTCAGTCTATGGCATGGAAAAGGCAAGCAATGGAAACTGGTGGATTTGCAGCAGCGAAGGTCTTGTGTCCTACGATCCACGCACCCGTCAAAGGCAATGGTTCCGGTTCACCCCGGCAGGCCAAAAACCTTCCGGTGTAAGGGTCTATGACGTCCATGAAGACGGTGAAGGGATGCTCTGGGTCGGCACACAAAACCGGGGCCTGATCAAAATGAACATTGCCACCGGGGAATGGACTGCTTACGGACACAAGGACGGTCTCAGCAATGAAACGATTTACAAAGTCGTCGAGGACAAGCATCAGCGGTTGTGGTTGAGCAGCGACTATGGCCTCATGTCCATCAGCAAGCTGGATGGAAGGATCAACGTCTATCACAAGGAAGATGGCATCGGAGAGGAAGAGTTCAATTCGGGAGCATTCTTTGAGGATCCGGATGGGAGGTATTATTTCGGGACGGTAAACGGGATTGTATCCTTCCACCCCGATTCGATTCAGCCCACCGCACAGGTTCAGCCTCCTTTTCGGCTCATTTCCATCCGACAATTGCAAGGCGACAGCTTGACTGCCGCGACGGCGCAGGCATGGAAACCCGGCGAAACGCTGGAGTTGCCTTCGTCTGGAAACGACGTTGAAATCAGCTTTGCCTTGCTCGATTGGGATGCCCCGGGGCAGGCGGCCTACAGCTACCTTGTCGAGGGACAAAGCGAACGCTGGAAATATACCTCCGAAAACACCATCCGCATCGATGCATGGCCGTCGGGGGATTTCAAGATTCGCATCCGTGCACGCACCCCGCGTGGAAACTGGTTGCCCGAGGAGATCGTGATTCCGGTGCATGTGGCCCTGCCATTTTATCGCAGCATCTGGTTTATCCTGCTGGTGGTGAGCTTGCCATTTTTCTTCGTTTATGTCCGATTTCGCAACTTGAAACGCAGAAGGATCGCGCTGGAGCGGGAGGTGGAGTCGCGCACAGAGGTAATCCGAGAAGACAAGGCCCGTATCGAGCAGCAAGCACAGGAATTGGCGAAGCTCGACGAGGCCAAGTCGCGGTTCTTCGCCAATGTTTCCCACGAACTGCGCACACCGCTCACGCTGATCCTCGGTCCGATCAATGCGGCATCCCAAAAGCTGAAATCCGACGATCCGGTACAACACGACCTCAGCATCGTCAAGGAAAACAGTAAAAAACTGCTTTCATCCATCGAGGAAATGCTCGACATTTCCCGGCTTGAAAAGGGCGACTTGGTCCTGAACCTCGGTCCGGTGCATTTGGGACGATTTCTGGAGGAATTGACCCTGCCCTTCAGCGAGGAAGCACATCGAAGGGGTCTCACTTTCCTGCGCAAGGTCGAATGCAAGCCCGACCTTGTGATTCAAGCCGACCACAAGGGGCTGTGGCGCATCCTCACCAACCTGCTTTCCAATGCTTTCAAGTTCACCGACAAGAATGGAACGGTGACATTGGAGGTCCTGGAGACCCAAGACAACATTTCGTTTTCCGTGAAGGATACGGGAAAAGGAATCGCCGAGGCGGAGTTGCCGCTGATCTTTGAGCGGTTTTACCAAGCCGAGGAAGGCAAAAAATACATGGCGGGCGGCTCCGGGATCGGCCTCTCGCTGGCCCGGGACTACGCCGAATTGATGCAGGGCCACATCGAAGTGGAAAGCAAGCGCGGCGTAGGTTCGGAGTTTGTTTTCACCATGCCCAAGGTTTACGGCGCGTTGAACATGGATGCCTTGCCGCTGGATCCTTCGCAACTTGCAACAACATCCGACCTCGAGAATCTGGCCCCCCCGGTACTCAGCCGGCGGCATTCCCTGCTCATCGTCGAAGACAATCCGCAGCTTGCGACCTTTCTCAGCTCGATTTTGGCACCCGATTACGAAATTTTGCTGGCAGGCAACGGGGAAGAAGCCCTGTTGCTGCTGGCTGAACATCGGGAAATCTCACTGGTGCTCACCGACCTGATGATGCCCGTGATGGATGGGTTTTCCTTGATCCATCGCTTACGGACGGACCCACGGTTTTTCTCCATTCCGGTGATGGTGCTCACCGCCCGCAGCGGCCGTGAAGAACGCCTCCTGGTGTTGCGTGCAGGCGTGGACGACTACATCACCAAGCCATTCGACGAGGAAGAGCTGAAGATTCGCATCCTCAACTTGCTCCATCACGTCGAGGCGAGAAACACGCTTGAACCCGAAGGCAACGATGTGGACGAAGCAGAAGAACCGGGCCAAGCGCTCAGCCCTGCAGACCTGATTTGGCTCCAAGCCATCGAAACATTCGTCAGGGAACGTGTCACCGACACAAGGCTGTCCACAGACCTTCTCGCAGAACAATTCCATCAGAGCGTCCGCACATTTACCCGGAACCTGAACAAGCTCACAGGGATGGGGCCCGGGAAATACGTGCAAGAAATCAGGCTGCAAGTCGGCCGCGAATTGTTGGATAGCGGCAAGGCGGGATCCATCAAGCAAGGTGCACTGATGTCAGGCTTTGATACCCCTGCCTACTTCTCCAAACTTTTCCGGCAACGCTTCGGAAAGGAGCCCTTGGCAAGAGGAAACATGTAA
- a CDS encoding PQQ-like beta-propeller repeat protein → MKNRLRSIALTLALTLPLTLIYAQSFPGLNWSYALPAPSFGSAASADVDEDGFLEIIFTTYTADGKAHCLNAEDGTVRWTFDIGGCGDVAPLIYDFNQDDTLDVFINGSCNPTCFCINARTGRLLWSMPSGGGDSPPTVADIDGDNKPEILFGNFSGQVRILNGEDGSLNRTVIFAPGIGAIQTEPTIGDLDGDGDLDFIACNHFNNGGFYTWAYDYATDDTLWTNYKFDTAATYYAYHGGVLADVDNDTKLEYVIGDNAGAIRALNAEDGSVLWEVTGLTNVISALSCANFDNDPALEIVYSNNDYILPYDDHIGLLDGATGNLDWSYPLGLFGVQGRRNIRHQWQWQT, encoded by the coding sequence ATGAAAAATCGTCTGCGTTCAATCGCTCTCACACTCGCACTCACGCTCCCTCTCACACTCATTTACGCCCAGTCATTTCCTGGCCTAAACTGGTCCTACGCATTGCCTGCGCCATCTTTTGGTTCGGCAGCATCGGCAGATGTGGATGAAGACGGTTTCCTCGAAATCATCTTCACCACCTATACCGCCGACGGCAAGGCCCACTGCCTGAACGCCGAAGATGGCACCGTTCGCTGGACTTTTGACATCGGTGGCTGCGGTGATGTGGCGCCGCTGATTTATGATTTTAATCAGGACGATACGTTGGACGTCTTCATCAACGGCAGTTGCAACCCCACCTGCTTTTGCATCAATGCCCGCACTGGACGCCTGTTGTGGTCGATGCCTTCGGGTGGAGGCGATTCGCCACCCACCGTTGCGGACATTGACGGGGACAACAAACCGGAGATCCTCTTCGGCAACTTCTCCGGCCAAGTCCGCATTCTCAACGGCGAAGATGGCAGCCTCAACCGCACCGTCATCTTTGCACCCGGGATCGGTGCGATTCAAACCGAACCGACCATCGGCGACTTGGATGGCGACGGCGACCTCGACTTCATCGCCTGCAACCACTTCAACAATGGTGGATTTTATACTTGGGCCTACGATTACGCCACCGACGACACCCTCTGGACGAATTACAAATTCGATACCGCGGCCACATATTATGCTTACCATGGCGGCGTTTTGGCAGACGTGGACAACGATACCAAACTCGAATATGTAATCGGTGACAATGCCGGCGCCATTCGGGCCTTGAATGCAGAGGACGGTTCGGTACTTTGGGAAGTCACGGGCCTCACCAACGTCATTTCGGCCCTTTCCTGCGCCAATTTCGACAATGATCCCGCCTTGGAAATCGTCTATTCCAACAACGATTACATCCTCCCTTACGACGACCATATCGGGCTGCTCGATGGAGCAACGGGCAATTTGGATTGGTCCTATCCGCTTGGTCTTTTCGGCGTTCAGGGGCGTCGCAATATCCGACATCAATGGCAATGGCAAACTTGA